Proteins encoded within one genomic window of Gammaproteobacteria bacterium:
- a CDS encoding YebC/PmpR family DNA-binding transcriptional regulator, whose product MAGHSKWANIQHRKGAQDSKRAKAFSRLIRELVVAARMGGEDPQANARLRLALDRARAQNMPRDTIERAVRRGAGRLEGSDIEEISYEGYGPGGVAVLVECMTDNRNRTVSELRHVFARHGGNLGAAGSVAYLFSQAGVLTFPPGIDEERLLAAALDAGAEDVVIAADGSAEVLTAPADFVAVRDALRATGLEPVAAEVMQRAATAVPLGNEDALAVARLLDALEEIDDVQQVCCNAGFPGGVLARLA is encoded by the coding sequence ATGGCCGGCCATAGCAAGTGGGCGAACATCCAGCACCGCAAGGGCGCCCAGGACAGCAAGCGCGCCAAGGCGTTCTCGCGGCTCATCCGCGAGCTGGTCGTGGCCGCGCGCATGGGGGGCGAGGATCCGCAAGCCAATGCGCGGTTGCGCCTGGCGCTGGACCGCGCGAGGGCGCAGAACATGCCGCGGGATACCATCGAGCGCGCCGTGCGTCGCGGCGCCGGCAGGCTCGAGGGCAGCGACATCGAGGAAATCAGCTACGAAGGCTACGGCCCGGGTGGTGTCGCGGTGCTGGTCGAGTGCATGACCGACAACCGCAACCGCACCGTGTCGGAGCTGCGCCATGTCTTCGCCCGGCATGGGGGCAACCTCGGTGCCGCGGGGTCCGTGGCCTACCTGTTCAGTCAGGCAGGCGTGCTGACCTTCCCGCCCGGGATCGACGAGGAGCGACTGCTCGCGGCGGCGCTCGATGCGGGCGCCGAGGACGTCGTCATCGCCGCCGATGGCTCGGCCGAGGTGCTGACCGCACCAGCGGATTTCGTCGCCGTGCGTGATGCGCTGCGGGCAACGGGCCTCGAGCCGGTGGCGGCGGAGGTCATGCAGCGCGCGGCCACCGCGGTGCCGCTCGGCAACGAGGACGCCCTGGCCGTGGCCCGCCTGCTCGATGCGCTGGAGGAAATCGACGACGTCCAGCAGGTCTGTTGCAACGCCGGGTTCCCCGGGGGGGTGCTGGCGCGCCTCGCCTGA
- the ruvC gene encoding crossover junction endodeoxyribonuclease RuvC: protein MGAAGHAGWTRILGIDPGSRVTGWGVVDAGGATVRYVASGCIRTEGEDLPARLREIFAGVGAIVAAHQPVELAVERVFVHRNADSALKLGQARAAAICASFDRQLTVHEYAARAVKLAVVGQGGAEKPQVAHMVRALLQPPAPLAADEADALAVALCHAHTRPLGARLVGMGRLRVVRR from the coding sequence ATGGGGGCGGCAGGCCATGCGGGCTGGACACGCATCCTCGGCATCGATCCCGGCTCCCGCGTCACCGGCTGGGGTGTGGTGGATGCCGGCGGCGCCACGGTGCGCTACGTGGCGAGCGGCTGCATCCGCACCGAAGGCGAGGACCTGCCGGCGCGCCTGCGCGAGATCTTCGCCGGCGTGGGCGCCATCGTCGCCGCCCACCAGCCGGTGGAACTCGCCGTGGAGCGCGTCTTCGTGCATCGCAACGCCGACAGCGCGCTGAAGCTGGGCCAGGCCCGTGCCGCCGCCATCTGTGCCAGCTTCGATCGGCAGCTGACGGTGCACGAGTACGCGGCCCGGGCCGTGAAACTGGCGGTGGTGGGCCAGGGCGGCGCCGAGAAGCCGCAGGTGGCGCACATGGTGCGCGCGCTGCTGCAGCCGCCGGCACCGCTGGCGGCCGACGAGGCCGATGCACTGGCCGTCGCGCTGTGCCACGCCCATACGCGGCCCCTCGGCGCGCGCCTGGTGGGCATGGGGCGGCTGCGCGTGGTGCGGCGATGA
- the ruvA gene encoding Holliday junction branch migration protein RuvA, with amino-acid sequence MIGFLRGTLVHKDPPQLLVEVAGVGYEVEAPASTWVRLPEIGGQVQLRTHLVIREDQHLLFGFASEAERRLFRDLLKVTGVGARIALAILSGISVDGFVRCVQARDTAALTRVPGVGRKTAERLILDLRERVEEMAAAGLGAAVAPADPPAARAEAEVVDALQALGYRPVEARRLVEQAQAAGATTTADILRAALRAAAPGGRS; translated from the coding sequence ATGATCGGTTTCCTGCGCGGCACGCTGGTGCACAAGGATCCGCCGCAGCTGCTGGTCGAGGTGGCCGGTGTCGGCTACGAGGTGGAGGCGCCCGCGTCCACCTGGGTGCGCCTGCCGGAGATCGGCGGCCAAGTGCAGCTGCGCACGCACCTGGTGATCCGCGAGGACCAGCACCTGCTGTTCGGCTTTGCCTCCGAGGCGGAGCGGCGGCTGTTCCGCGACCTGCTCAAGGTGACCGGCGTCGGCGCGCGCATCGCGCTGGCCATCCTCTCCGGCATCAGCGTCGATGGCTTCGTGCGCTGTGTGCAGGCGCGTGACACGGCGGCGCTCACGCGGGTGCCGGGTGTGGGCCGCAAGACGGCCGAGCGGCTGATCCTCGACCTGCGCGAGCGTGTCGAGGAAATGGCTGCGGCCGGCCTCGGTGCCGCCGTGGCGCCGGCGGACCCTCCCGCGGCCCGGGCCGAGGCCGAGGTCGTCGATGCACTGCAGGCGCTGGGATATCGCCCGGTGGAAGCGCGCCGCCTGGTGGAGCAGGCGCAGGCGGCCGGGGCGACGACGACGGCCGACATCCTGCGCGCTGCCCTCAGGGCGGCGGCGCCCGGCGGACGCAGCTGA
- the ruvB gene encoding Holliday junction branch migration DNA helicase RuvB, whose protein sequence is MTDAQPERIVAAAGRGEEEAYERAIRPRTLADYIGQASVKRQMQIFVQAARQRAEALDHVLIFGPPGLGKTTLAHIVANELGVNLRHTSGPVLERPGDLAALLTNLEARDVLFVDEIHRLSPVVEEVLYPAMEDFQLDIMIGEGPAARSIKLDLPPFTLVGATTRAGLLTSPLRDRFGIVQRLEFYTEDELHDIVSRAAHILGVAIDAGGARLIAARARGTPRIANRLLRRARDYAEVKGSGRVDEATARAAMDMLEVDPNGFDTMDRRLLLTIIENFGGGPVGIESLAAAVSEERGTIEDVLEPFLIQRGFLMRTPRGRMATARAYQHFGLPVPRSARESSLSLFAGHEGHEGQEGQAPGDGD, encoded by the coding sequence ATGACGGATGCACAACCGGAACGGATCGTTGCCGCCGCCGGTCGCGGCGAGGAGGAGGCCTACGAGCGGGCCATCCGCCCGCGCACGCTGGCGGACTACATCGGGCAGGCATCGGTGAAGCGGCAGATGCAGATCTTCGTGCAGGCCGCGCGCCAGCGTGCCGAAGCGCTGGACCATGTGCTGATCTTCGGTCCCCCTGGCCTCGGCAAGACCACTCTGGCGCACATCGTCGCCAACGAACTGGGCGTGAACCTGCGGCACACCTCCGGGCCGGTGCTGGAACGCCCGGGTGACCTCGCGGCGCTGCTGACCAACCTCGAGGCCCGCGACGTGCTGTTCGTCGACGAGATCCACCGCCTCAGCCCGGTCGTGGAAGAAGTGCTCTACCCGGCCATGGAGGACTTCCAGCTCGACATCATGATCGGCGAGGGTCCGGCTGCACGTTCGATCAAACTCGACCTGCCGCCCTTCACGCTGGTGGGCGCGACCACCCGGGCGGGCCTGCTGACCTCGCCGCTGCGTGACCGCTTCGGCATCGTGCAGCGCCTGGAGTTCTATACCGAGGACGAGTTGCACGACATCGTCAGTCGCGCGGCCCACATCCTCGGTGTGGCCATCGATGCCGGGGGCGCGCGGCTCATCGCCGCCCGCGCCCGCGGCACGCCGCGCATCGCCAACCGGCTGCTGCGGCGCGCGCGCGACTATGCCGAGGTCAAGGGCAGCGGCCGGGTGGACGAAGCCACGGCCCGCGCCGCCATGGACATGCTCGAGGTCGATCCGAACGGCTTCGACACCATGGACCGGCGCCTGCTGCTGACCATCATCGAGAACTTCGGCGGCGGGCCGGTGGGCATCGAGTCGCTGGCCGCGGCGGTCAGCGAGGAGCGCGGCACCATCGAGGATGTACTGGAACCGTTCCTCATCCAGCGCGGCTTCCTGATGCGCACGCCCCGGGGGCGGATGGCCACGGCGCGTGCCTACCAGCATTTCGGCCTGCCCGTGCCGCGCAGCGCACGCGAGTCCTCGCTCTCGCTGTTTGCGGGCCACGAGGGCCACGAGGGCCAGGAGGGCCAGGCGCCGGGCGACGGCGACTGA
- the ybgC gene encoding tol-pal system-associated acyl-CoA thioesterase, which produces MTGTSPAGWHQFPVRVYFEDTDAQGVVYYANYLRFMERGRTEWLRSHGVEQDQLLAAHGLCFSVTAADLRFHQPARFNDELLVRTRLVGRERVRFSLDQQVCRAGDGVLLASARCEAACLEAANFRPRRIPPGILPDILTGTDRHG; this is translated from the coding sequence ATGACCGGCACATCCCCCGCAGGCTGGCACCAGTTTCCGGTGCGCGTGTACTTCGAGGACACCGATGCACAGGGCGTCGTGTACTACGCCAACTACCTGCGCTTCATGGAGCGGGGCCGCACGGAGTGGCTGCGCAGCCACGGCGTCGAGCAGGACCAGCTGCTGGCGGCACACGGCCTGTGCTTTTCCGTCACGGCGGCCGACCTGCGGTTCCACCAGCCGGCGCGTTTCAACGACGAGCTGCTGGTGCGCACGCGGCTCGTCGGCCGTGAACGGGTGCGCTTCTCGCTGGACCAGCAGGTGTGCCGCGCCGGCGACGGCGTGCTGCTGGCGAGCGCGCGCTGCGAGGCCGCCTGCCTCGAGGCGGCGAACTTCCGTCCACGGCGGATACCGCCGGGAATCCTGCCCGATATCCTTACAGGGACCGACCGACATGGGTGA
- the tolQ gene encoding protein TolQ, producing the protein MTGSHSFLDLVLGASFVVQLVLLLLVSASIASWAIILRKRRTLREAALGSDAFESTFWGGGDLTAIYRDVTKAGSAPSGMAGLFEAGFREFRRLAQQPGLAPQQLLEGCRRAMQVAQMREMDRLEQNLATLATIGSTSPYVGLFGTVWGIMNSFQAIGNVQSATLAMVAPGISEALIATAMGLFAAIPAVIAYNRYADKVTRLEVRFDTFTEEFSAILQRHAHPRPAGEREGK; encoded by the coding sequence ATGACCGGAAGCCATTCCTTCCTCGACCTGGTGCTGGGCGCGAGTTTCGTCGTGCAGCTGGTGCTGCTGTTGCTGGTGAGCGCCTCGATCGCCTCCTGGGCGATCATCCTGCGCAAGCGCCGGACGCTGCGCGAGGCGGCGCTGGGATCCGACGCCTTCGAGAGCACTTTCTGGGGTGGTGGCGATCTCACGGCGATCTACCGCGACGTGACCAAGGCCGGCAGCGCGCCGAGCGGCATGGCCGGACTGTTCGAGGCGGGCTTCCGCGAGTTCCGCCGGCTGGCGCAGCAACCGGGGCTGGCGCCCCAGCAGTTGCTCGAGGGCTGCCGTCGTGCCATGCAGGTGGCGCAGATGCGCGAGATGGATCGCCTCGAGCAGAACCTGGCCACGCTGGCCACCATCGGTTCCACCAGCCCCTATGTCGGGCTGTTCGGCACCGTCTGGGGCATCATGAATTCCTTCCAGGCCATCGGCAACGTGCAGTCGGCGACGCTGGCAATGGTGGCGCCGGGCATCTCCGAGGCGCTGATCGCCACGGCCATGGGGCTGTTCGCCGCCATCCCGGCGGTGATCGCCTACAACCGCTATGCCGACAAGGTGACGCGCCTGGAGGTGCGCTTCGATACCTTCACCGAGGAGTTCTCGGCCATCCTGCAGCGCCACGCGCACCCGCGGCCGGCGGGCGAGCGCGAGGGGAAGTAG
- the tolR gene encoding protein TolR, giving the protein MRRKPKRRLMGEINVVPYIDVMLVLLIIFMVTAPLLTQGVEVELPKAAAEPIDSGKNDEPLVLSVDAAGRFYLSVGDREDAPIDAERVVGLASAVLRRKPETPVLVKADQKVAYGRVVEAMVLLQQAGATKVGFLTDPPDTSRRRRGQT; this is encoded by the coding sequence ATGCGCCGCAAGCCGAAACGCCGCCTCATGGGCGAGATCAACGTGGTGCCCTACATCGACGTGATGCTGGTGCTGCTCATCATCTTCATGGTGACCGCGCCGCTGCTGACCCAGGGCGTGGAGGTGGAGTTGCCCAAGGCGGCCGCCGAACCGATCGACTCGGGAAAGAACGACGAGCCGCTGGTGCTCTCGGTGGATGCCGCCGGCCGCTTCTACCTCAGTGTGGGTGACCGCGAGGATGCGCCCATCGACGCCGAGCGAGTGGTGGGACTCGCCTCGGCCGTGCTGCGCCGCAAGCCGGAGACGCCGGTGCTGGTGAAGGCGGACCAGAAGGTGGCGTACGGGCGCGTCGTCGAGGCCATGGTGCTGCTCCAGCAGGCCGGGGCGACCAAGGTCGGCTTCCTCACCGACCCGCCCGACACTTCCCGCAGGCGGCGCGGTCAGACCTAG
- the tolA gene encoding cell envelope integrity protein TolA, with the protein MTETLRFQNEFLREHGVVLTVSALLHLALLVLLALNLDLLPRTPPQPARLAIQATVIDSRAERQRAAEALQRARLAEQAEQQRREREDARREAEARRLADQRRQAEQERQAQAQAREREAAQRRADAQQKARAQEKAEAEARAEASAEASARAQADAQAAAKAKAEAEARARAEKRRAQSQADLARQMAEEEALAAVAGSPAAAEYRDIIAQKVRRNWNQPPSARTGDSCEVRVQQIPGGEVTSAVAFNCTGDAAFARSVEAAVLRASPLPLPSDPRLFDRNLLFTFKPEQ; encoded by the coding sequence ATGACTGAAACCCTGAGGTTCCAGAACGAGTTCCTGCGCGAGCACGGCGTGGTGCTCACGGTGTCGGCGCTGCTGCACCTGGCCTTGCTGGTGTTGCTGGCGCTCAACCTCGACCTGCTGCCCCGGACTCCGCCGCAGCCGGCGCGCCTGGCGATCCAGGCGACGGTGATCGACAGCCGCGCCGAGCGCCAGCGCGCGGCCGAGGCGCTGCAGCGCGCGCGGCTGGCGGAACAGGCCGAGCAGCAGCGACGCGAAAGGGAAGACGCCAGGCGCGAAGCCGAGGCCCGCCGCCTCGCCGACCAGCGCCGGCAGGCCGAGCAGGAGCGCCAGGCCCAGGCCCAGGCGCGCGAGCGCGAAGCCGCGCAGCGCAGGGCGGATGCGCAGCAGAAGGCCCGGGCGCAGGAGAAGGCCGAGGCCGAAGCCAGGGCCGAAGCCAGTGCCGAAGCCAGTGCCAGGGCACAGGCCGATGCCCAGGCAGCCGCGAAGGCGAAGGCGGAAGCCGAAGCCCGGGCCAGGGCCGAGAAGCGCCGTGCGCAGAGCCAGGCCGACCTCGCGCGCCAGATGGCGGAGGAGGAAGCGCTGGCGGCGGTGGCCGGATCGCCGGCGGCCGCGGAGTACCGGGACATCATCGCCCAGAAGGTGCGGCGCAACTGGAACCAGCCGCCGAGCGCCAGGACGGGCGACAGCTGCGAGGTGCGTGTCCAGCAGATCCCGGGTGGCGAGGTGACCTCCGCGGTGGCCTTCAACTGCACCGGCGATGCCGCCTTCGCGCGTTCGGTCGAGGCCGCGGTGCTGCGGGCCTCGCCGCTGCCGCTGCCCTCGGATCCGCGCCTGTTCGACCGGAACTTGCTCTTTACCTTCAAACCGGAACAATAG
- the tolB gene encoding Tol-Pal system beta propeller repeat protein TolB: MPKHLLPRFVAFCCLTMLALPLPAQLRIEIVGGVARPVPIAVVPFGWQGAGTAPFDVAGLVARDLASSGRFEPLAGRDLVQRPTTEAEVDLGDWKAVGAEAVVIGQLRETAAGQYDIEFLVFDVLRGQRLLRYRQPATAAELRLAAHRVADVVYEKLTGVPGIFSTRIAYVAALHKGGKPDIYRLIIADADGANEQVMVESREPIMSPAWSPDGRKLAYVSFENKVAEIYVQTVRSGARQKVSARSGVNGSPAWSPDGRMLALTLSRGEGNLDLFTLDLGSQVLTRLTDQRSIETEPAWSIDGRSIYFTSDRAGGPQIYRILATGGGAQRVSFEGNYNARPRVSPDGKRLAVVTNDRGNYRIAILDLERGFSQVLTDGRQDESPSFAPNGETLIYATREGGRGVLATVSADGRVRQRIPAAEGDVREPAWSPFRTN, encoded by the coding sequence ATGCCGAAGCACCTGTTGCCGAGATTTGTCGCGTTCTGCTGCCTGACCATGCTGGCATTGCCGCTTCCGGCGCAGCTGCGCATCGAGATCGTCGGTGGCGTGGCCCGGCCGGTGCCCATCGCCGTCGTGCCCTTCGGCTGGCAGGGCGCGGGCACGGCACCCTTCGATGTGGCCGGCCTCGTTGCCCGGGACCTGGCGAGTTCCGGCCGCTTCGAGCCCCTGGCCGGGCGTGACCTGGTGCAACGGCCGACGACCGAGGCCGAGGTGGACCTCGGGGACTGGAAGGCCGTCGGCGCCGAGGCCGTGGTGATCGGCCAGCTGCGCGAGACAGCGGCCGGCCAGTACGACATCGAGTTCCTCGTCTTCGACGTGCTGCGTGGCCAGCGGCTGCTGCGCTATCGCCAGCCGGCCACTGCCGCCGAGCTGCGCCTGGCGGCGCATCGCGTGGCCGACGTCGTCTACGAGAAGCTGACGGGCGTCCCCGGCATCTTCTCCACGCGCATCGCCTACGTGGCGGCGCTGCACAAGGGCGGCAAGCCGGACATCTACCGGCTGATCATCGCGGATGCCGACGGGGCCAACGAGCAGGTCATGGTGGAATCGCGCGAGCCGATCATGTCGCCGGCCTGGTCGCCGGACGGGCGCAAGCTCGCCTACGTGTCGTTCGAGAACAAGGTGGCCGAGATCTATGTGCAGACCGTGCGCAGCGGGGCGCGGCAGAAAGTCTCGGCGCGCTCCGGCGTCAACGGCTCGCCCGCCTGGTCCCCGGATGGGCGCATGCTGGCGCTGACCTTGTCACGGGGGGAGGGCAACCTCGACCTGTTCACCCTCGACCTGGGCTCCCAGGTGCTCACGCGCCTGACCGACCAGCGCTCCATCGAGACCGAGCCGGCCTGGTCCATCGACGGGCGCAGCATCTACTTCACCTCGGACCGGGCCGGGGGGCCGCAGATCTACCGCATTCTCGCCACGGGTGGCGGCGCCCAGCGGGTCAGCTTCGAGGGCAACTACAACGCGCGGCCGCGCGTGTCCCCCGACGGCAAGCGGCTGGCCGTGGTGACCAATGACCGGGGCAACTATAGAATTGCCATCCTCGACCTGGAGCGCGGTTTCAGCCAGGTCCTCACCGACGGGCGGCAGGACGAGTCGCCGAGCTTCGCGCCCAATGGCGAGACGCTGATCTACGCCACCCGCGAGGGCGGGCGCGGCGTGCTCGCCACGGTGTCGGCGGACGGGCGTGTCCGGCAGCGGATCCCGGCGGCAGAGGGCGATGTGCGCGAGCCGGCCTGGTCGCCGTTCCGCACGAACTGA
- the pal gene encoding peptidoglycan-associated lipoprotein Pal, with the protein MSIKNVCLVLMMVVLAGCAGKGTKEQDALGYGTQSGAAAGAQSGGVADGGMGQGTAIDDSAAAGPRASVKNRTVYFDYDRDDIKADFREIVAAHGRYLAANPGTRVRLEGHTDERGSREYNIGLGERRAQAVKQALLLQGAAASQISTVSYGEERPAATGSDEESWALNRRVEIVYAP; encoded by the coding sequence ATGAGCATCAAGAATGTCTGCCTGGTTCTGATGATGGTCGTACTCGCGGGTTGCGCGGGCAAGGGCACCAAGGAGCAGGATGCGCTCGGCTATGGCACCCAGTCGGGTGCGGCAGCCGGCGCCCAGTCGGGCGGGGTCGCCGATGGCGGCATGGGCCAGGGCACGGCCATCGATGATTCCGCCGCAGCCGGTCCCAGGGCGTCGGTGAAGAACCGCACCGTGTACTTCGACTACGACCGCGATGACATCAAGGCCGATTTCCGCGAGATCGTCGCCGCCCATGGCCGCTACCTGGCCGCCAACCCGGGCACCCGGGTCCGGCTCGAAGGCCACACCGACGAGCGTGGCAGCCGCGAGTACAACATCGGCCTCGGCGAGCGCCGCGCGCAGGCGGTCAAGCAGGCCCTGCTGCTGCAGGGGGCGGCAGCGAGCCAGATCAGCACCGTCAGCTACGGCGAGGAACGCCCGGCCGCCACCGGCAGCGACGAGGAGTCCTGGGCGCTGAATCGTCGCGTCGAAATCGTCTACGCACCCTGA
- the ybgF gene encoding tol-pal system protein YbgF → MSTRGTSYATLALAALAVMAGGCQMVPPEEDPGHLKQVELDNRLTRVERVVENQGLMNLMSQIDSLQKENRSLRNDVETLRNTVEQGGERQRQLYLDLDQRLQALEKRGAVAEPGAAAVAGAAAAATAAGDDRASYQAAFDLLKQGRYEQGTQAFRQFLASYPQSSLADNGQYWLAESLYVAQKYKEALPEFEAVMSRYPQSRKAPDALLKVGYCNYELKRYDAARKALTTVVQNYGDTTAARLASQRLQSMAGEGH, encoded by the coding sequence ATGAGTACGCGCGGCACCTCGTACGCAACGCTGGCACTCGCCGCCCTGGCCGTCATGGCCGGCGGGTGCCAGATGGTGCCTCCCGAGGAGGACCCGGGTCACCTGAAGCAGGTGGAGCTGGACAACCGCCTGACGCGGGTGGAGCGCGTGGTCGAGAACCAGGGACTGATGAACCTCATGTCCCAGATCGACAGCCTGCAGAAGGAGAACCGCTCGCTGCGCAACGACGTCGAGACCCTGCGCAACACGGTGGAGCAGGGTGGCGAGCGCCAGCGCCAGCTCTACCTCGATCTCGACCAGCGCCTGCAGGCCCTGGAGAAACGCGGTGCAGTGGCCGAACCGGGCGCAGCGGCCGTGGCTGGGGCGGCTGCCGCCGCGACGGCGGCCGGCGATGACCGTGCCAGCTACCAGGCCGCCTTCGACCTGCTCAAGCAGGGACGCTACGAGCAGGGCACGCAGGCTTTCCGGCAGTTCCTCGCCAGCTACCCGCAGAGCAGCCTGGCGGACAACGGCCAGTACTGGCTGGCGGAGAGCCTCTACGTGGCGCAGAAGTACAAGGAGGCCTTGCCGGAATTCGAGGCCGTGATGTCGAGGTACCCGCAGTCACGCAAGGCACCCGATGCGCTGCTGAAGGTCGGCTACTGCAACTACGAGCTCAAGCGCTACGACGCCGCCCGCAAGGCGCTGACGACGGTCGTGCAGAATTACGGCGACACGACCGCCGCCCGCCTCGCCAGCCAGCGCCTGCAATCCATGGCCGGCGAGGGCCACTGA
- the queE gene encoding 7-carboxy-7-deazaguanine synthase QueE, whose product MTPEADSSTSRPARLRVSEIFHSIQGESHTTGERTVFVRLTGCPLRCSWCDTAYAFSGGELRSLDSIMDAVAAFGSRHVCVTGGEPLAQADCRALLGRLCDAGYLVQLETSGALDITGIDPRVAVIMDLKAPSSGESARNLWVNLDSLKPRDQVKVVIADRSDYDWARQVLADHGLRARCAVLFSPAWGLLEPRLLAEWILADRLDVCLQLQLHKLLWGDARGH is encoded by the coding sequence ATGACTCCGGAAGCGGACAGCAGCACCAGCCGCCCGGCGCGGCTGAGGGTGAGCGAGATCTTCCACTCCATCCAGGGGGAGTCGCACACCACGGGTGAACGCACGGTGTTCGTGCGCCTCACCGGCTGCCCGCTCCGCTGCAGCTGGTGCGATACCGCCTATGCCTTCAGCGGTGGCGAGCTGCGCAGCCTCGACTCGATCATGGATGCCGTGGCGGCCTTCGGCTCCCGCCACGTGTGCGTGACCGGAGGCGAGCCCCTGGCCCAGGCGGACTGCCGCGCGCTGCTCGGCCGGCTCTGCGATGCCGGCTACCTCGTGCAGCTCGAGACCAGTGGCGCCCTGGACATCACCGGCATCGACCCGCGCGTGGCGGTGATCATGGACCTGAAGGCGCCATCTTCCGGCGAGTCGGCACGCAATCTCTGGGTCAACCTCGACAGCCTCAAGCCCCGCGACCAGGTGAAGGTCGTCATTGCGGATCGCAGTGACTACGACTGGGCGAGGCAGGTGCTCGCCGACCATGGCCTGCGGGCACGCTGCGCGGTGCTGTTCTCGCCGGCCTGGGGCCTGCTCGAGCCGCGCCTGCTGGCCGAGTGGATCCTCGCCGACCGTCTCGATGTCTGCCTGCAGTTGCAGCTGCACAAGCTGCTCTGGGGGGATGCCCGTGGCCATTGA
- the queC gene encoding 7-cyano-7-deazaguanine synthase QueC, whose protein sequence is MPVAIERGRAVVLLSGGMDSATCLALAARREHHRCHALSFDYGQRHRAELDAAVRVAGLLGACEHRCLRIDLGALGGSALTDPGIAVPRHPVVGIPVTYVPARNTVFLSFALAWAEVLDADFIYTGVNAVDFSGYPDCRPEYVAAFQAMANLATRRGVDGRPVEIRAPLIALGKADIIRLGHDLGVDFAATVSCYQADAGGAACGACDACRLRRAGFEAAGMADVTRYQAGSPAG, encoded by the coding sequence ATGCCCGTGGCCATTGAGCGTGGCCGGGCCGTGGTCCTGCTCTCCGGCGGCATGGATTCCGCCACCTGCCTGGCGCTGGCCGCGCGCCGCGAGCACCACCGCTGCCATGCGCTGAGCTTCGACTATGGCCAGCGGCATCGCGCCGAGCTGGATGCCGCAGTCCGCGTCGCCGGCCTGCTCGGCGCATGCGAGCATCGCTGCCTGCGCATCGACCTCGGTGCGCTCGGCGGCTCGGCGCTCACCGATCCCGGCATTGCCGTGCCACGCCATCCCGTCGTGGGCATTCCCGTGACCTACGTCCCCGCGCGCAACACCGTGTTCCTCTCGTTCGCGCTGGCATGGGCCGAAGTCCTCGATGCGGATTTCATCTACACCGGCGTCAACGCCGTGGACTTCTCCGGCTATCCGGATTGCCGCCCCGAATATGTCGCCGCCTTCCAGGCCATGGCGAACCTCGCGACCCGCCGCGGCGTCGACGGCCGGCCGGTGGAGATCCGGGCACCGCTGATCGCGCTGGGCAAGGCGGACATCATCCGCCTCGGACACGATCTCGGGGTGGACTTCGCCGCCACGGTCTCCTGTTACCAGGCCGATGCCGGTGGCGCCGCCTGTGGTGCCTGTGATGCCTGCCGGCTGCGACGGGCAGGCTTCGAGGCTGCGGGCATGGCCGACGTCACCCGCTACCAGGCCGGCAGCCCGGCTGGCTAG